The following proteins come from a genomic window of Bos mutus isolate GX-2022 chromosome 21, NWIPB_WYAK_1.1, whole genome shotgun sequence:
- the SEMA7A gene encoding LOW QUALITY PROTEIN: semaphorin-7A (The sequence of the model RefSeq protein was modified relative to this genomic sequence to represent the inferred CDS: inserted 1 base in 1 codon) has product MTPPPSRCTALGAPRARVSSSLARSRFPLWLLLQLVWTAAASQGHSKSGPRISAVWKGHAGQDHVDFGSTEPHTVLFHEPGSSSVWVGGRNRVYVFDFSKGRNASVRTVNIGSTKGSCRDKQDCGNYITLLEKQNEGLLACGTNARHPSCWILVNDSVEFLGERKGYAPFSPDENSLVLFDGDEVYSTIRKQEYNGKIPRFRRIKGEIELYTSDTVMQNPQFIKATIVHQDQAYDDKIYYFFREDNPDKNPEXPLNVSRVAQLCRGDQGGESSLSVSKWNTFLKAMLVCSDATTNKNFNRLQDVFLLPDPNGQWKDTRVYGVFSNPWNYSAVCVYSLGDIDKVFCTSSLKGYHSSLPNPRPGKCLPDRQPIPTETFQVADSHPEVVQRVEPMGPLKAPLFHSKYHYQKVVVHRMHASNGETFHVLYLTTDKGTIHKVLEPGEREHGLVFNILEIQPFRRAAAIQAMSLDADRRKLYVNSQWEVSQVPLDLCELYTGGCHGCLMARDPYCGWYQDRCVSIYSSQEPVLQSISPVDPHKGCPNPKPEQAPLQKVSLAQNSRYYLSCPMESRHATYSWRHENSVEQSCEPGHQSPNCILFIENLTDLHYGHYYCEAQEDSYLREAQHWELLREDSAMTSQLLGHACTLATSLWLGVLPMLILGLLVH; this is encoded by the exons ATGACACCGCCTCCGTCCAGATGCACCGCCCTCGGCGCCCCGCGAGCCCGCGTTTCCAGCTCTCTGGCTCGGTCCAGGTTCccgctgtggctgctgctgcagctggtcTGGACGGCCGCTGCCTCCCAAGGCCACTCGAAGAGCGGACCCCGCATCTCCGCTGTCTGGAAAG GCCATGCAGGGCAGGACCATGTGGACTTCGGCTCAACTGAGCCACACACGGTGCTTTTCCACGAGCCAGGCAGCTCCTCCGTGTGGGTGGGCGGACGCAACAGAGTCTATGTCTTTGACTTCTCCAAGGGCAGGAACGCCTCCGTGCGCACG GTGAACATTGGCTCCACCAAGGGGTCCTGCCGGGACAAGCAG GACTGTGGGAACTACATCACACTCCTGGAGAAGCAGAACGAAGGGCTGCTGGCCTGTGGCACCAATGCTCGGCACCCCAGCTGCTGGATCCTG GTGAATGACTCTGTGGAGTTTCTTGGGGAGAGGAAAGGTTATGCACCCTTCAGCCCGGATGAGAACTCCCTGGTTCTGTTTGATG GGGACGAGGTGTACTCTACCATCCGGAAGCAGGAGTATAATGGGAAGATCCCTAGGTTCCGCCGCATCAAGGGTGAGATCGAGCTGTACACCAGTGACACCGTCATGCAGA ACCCACAGTTCATCAAGGCCACCATCGTGCACCAAGACCAGGCCTATGATGACAAGATCTACTACTTCTTCCGAGAGGACAACCCTGACAAGAATCCCG GCCCGCTCAACGTGTCCCGAGTGGCCCAGCTGTGCAGG gGGGACCAGGGTGGTGAGAGTTCACTGTCAGTCTCCAAGTGGAACACCTTCCTGAAAGCCATGCTGGTGTGCAGTGACGCCACCACCAATAAGAACTTCAACCGGCTCCAGGACGTCTTCCTGCTCCCCGACCCTAACGGCCAGTGGAAGGACACTAGGGTCTACGGCGTCTTCTCCAACCCCTG GAACTACTCGGCTGTCTGCGTGTACTCCCTTGGTGACATTGACAAGGTCTTCTGCACTTCCTCACTCAAGGGCTACCACTCGAGCCTCCCCAACCCACGGCCTGGCAAG TGCCTCCCAGACCGGCAGCCGATACCCACAGAGACCTTCCAGGTGGCCGACAGTCACCCTGAGGTGGTGCAGAGGGTGGAGCCCATGGGGCCTCTGAAGGCACCACTGTTCCACTCTAAGTACCACTACCAGAAAGTGGTTGTCCACCGCATGCACGCCAGCAATGGGGAGACCTTCCACGTGCTTTACCTAACCACAG ACAAGGGCACCATCCACAAGGTGCTGGAGCCGGGGGAGCGGGAGCACGGCCTTGTCTTCAACATCCTGGAGATCCAGCCCTTCCGCCGCGCGGCTGCTATCCAGGCCATGTCACTGGACGCTGACCGG cgGAAACTGTATGTGAACTCCCAGTGGGAGGTGAGCCAGGTACCCCTGGACCTGTGTGAACTCTACACCGGGGGCTGTCATGGCTGCCTCATGGCCCGCGACCCCTACTGCGGCTGGTACCAGGACCGCTGTGTCTCCATCTACAGCTCCCAAGA gccagtgctgcagtccatcagccCAGTCGACCCCCACAAGGGGTGCCCCAACCCGAAGCCAG AGCAGGCCCCGCTGCAGAAGGTTTCCCTGGCCCAGAACTCCCGCTACTACCTGAGCTGCCCCATGGAGTCTCGCCATGCCACCTACTCCTGGCGCCACGAGAACAGTGTGGAGCAGAGCTGTGAGCCCGGCCACCAGAGCCCCAACTGCATCCTGTTCATCGAGAACCTCACGGACCTCCATTATGGCCACTACTACTGCGAGGCCCAGGAGGACTCCTACCTCCGCGAAGCTCAGCACTGGGAGCTGCTGCGCGAGGACAGCGCCATGACCTCACAACTGCTGGGCCACGCCTGCACCCTGGCCACCAGCCTCTGGCTGGGTGTCCTGCCCATGCTCATTCTTGGCCTGCTGGTCCATTAG